From a single Macrobrachium rosenbergii isolate ZJJX-2024 chromosome 9, ASM4041242v1, whole genome shotgun sequence genomic region:
- the LOC136841409 gene encoding uncharacterized protein, with product MKIILIAVVFVGVALGDDGSYILDSRGVEVEQGLTPSRQLYENHDAFSEDFKQRSQEQARQYTLDQTVYNDPNPRYTWAYAVDAESTGDLKSAREERRGDVVVGQYSVMDPDGVRRTVDYQVAPGTGFRPPSGRRKQTPSRISEQHSQYQSQQNSRNQQQQYQRLNRNQQQNSPAVQLEPETAEHRHQNDLRDGQYVQFQKPEESGISRMTCRDFQTPRKQQE from the exons ATGAAG attatctTAATAGCTGTGGTCTTTGTGGGCGTGGCCCTTGGTGATGACGGCTCCTACATCCTGGATTCCAGGGGCGTTGAGGTGGAGCAGGGTCTGACCCCATCCAGACAGCTCTACGAAAACCACGACGCCTTTTCTGAAGACTTCAAGCAACGTTCCCAAGAGCAGGCCAGACAATACACACTCGATCAGACTGTCTACAATGATCCT AATCCTAGGTACACCTGGGCATACGCTGTTGACGCCGAGTCAACAGGAGACCTGAAGTCCGCCAGGGAAGAGCGTCGAGGCGATGTTGTCGTTGGTCAGTACTCAGTCATGGACCCAGATGGCGTCCGTCGCACTGTCGACTACCAGGTCGCTCCTGGAACTGGATTCAGGCCACCGTCAGGAAGGAGGAAACAAACGCCTTCCAGAATCAGCGAACAGCACAGCCAGTACCAGAGTCAACAGAACAGCAGAAACCAACAGCAGCAATATCAGAGACTGAACAGAAATCAGCAGCAGAATTCACCAGCAGTCCAGCTCGAACCAGAGACAGCAGAACATCGACATCAGAATGATTTAAGAGACGGTCAGTATGTCCAGTTCCAGAAACCAGAGGAATCCGGTATCAGTCGAATGACCTGTCGCGATTTCCAGACTCCAAGGAAACAACAGGAATGA